CGCCGCGCCAGGAACCGTCCGAAGCCTGCGAAATCAGCAAGCGCTCGTGCGCGCGCGCAATCGCCGGCTCGATCTCGCCACCCAGATAGTTCGGATAGTGGCGTCGAAAGCTGGCGAGCGCTGTGATGCACGAAGCGGTGCACTCGACGTGGGAGTGTTCGGTCATTGAATCCCCGAACATTTCGGCCGGGTTCAACCATTCGAGTCCCACCCTGGATCGCCGCGCCTCGTAGCTTCCGAATCCACCGTCTGAGTTCTGGCAGCGGAGGATGAAGCGCACCGCGTTACGGCTGTCATCGGCGTCGAGGATTGCCGTCGGTGTACTCAGCAACGCCTCCAACGCTTCGGCCGTGCAGTCACTGACCGGCCATCCATGCCACACGCTCGCAAAACACCAACCCCCCTTTGGATCCAACCGGTAGGCTTCCCGGTATCCCGGAAAGGTCTCCCGGATCTGTTGGCTGTCGAGGAACGCGGCGCCTCGCTTGATCGCCGTTTCGACTTCGGCATGCAGGCTCGCGGCGGTCAGCGCTC
This region of Myxococcales bacterium genomic DNA includes:
- a CDS encoding 2,3-oxidosqualene cyclase, yielding ALTAASLHAEVETAIKRGAAFLDSQQIRETFPGYREAYRLDPKGGWCFASVWHGWPVSDCTAEALEALLSTPTAILDADDSRNAVRFILRCQNSDGGFGSYEARRSRVGLEWLNPAEMFGDSMTEHSHVECTASCITALASFRRHYPNYLGGEIEPAIARAHERLLISQASDGSWRGVWGVHFIYGTLFGVRGLLAAGTKPNDSAIRRACHWLRARQRADGGWGEDPASCVSGAYVEHRESQVIQTAWALMTLLAARDPDWGAIVRGSRFLIEQQEESGGWPRQDPAGVFFRTALLDYTLYRQYFPLWALSLYESRRLERLAFSPEPAVPQESDSI